A single genomic interval of Osmia lignaria lignaria isolate PbOS001 chromosome 9, iyOsmLign1, whole genome shotgun sequence harbors:
- the Mf gene encoding myofilin isoform X1, whose protein sequence is MDARFRSNLDMIGRNEPITRKAKFWQSYVRALKGTDDMRAPEHTHRPRSIFRSDYPELHSTSWPFGKSIFENPLHAADRVNVPGYRYLPLHRDIYGYSPRQIYPHQYKPVERFTPARPFDPEKAWTDHLNRLADIDRLYPSRSPLLSRHISPPLSTKRLFDIHGNLVTDYDYLPSFPSLLRKRPLFELLEPSPMAPISAFTRDPWWYPAFAPYIPSYAARSTPFFLRDSYLSPVKRSYLWSRHPIRPFGSLYYYYSQPVPRFHFTRPWYNKRTTY, encoded by the exons ATGGACGCGCGCTTTAGAAGCAATCTCGACATGATTGGGCGCAACGAGCCCATCACAAGGAAGGCCAAATTCTGGCAAAGTTATGTCCGAGCCTTGAAAG gcaCTGATGACATGAGAGCTCCGGAACACACGCACAGACCCCGCAGTATTTTCCGCTCGGATTATCCTGAGCTGCATTCCACCTCGTGGCCCTTTGGAAAATCCATCTTTGAAAACCCCCTACACGCGGCCGATCGCGTCAACGTTCCTGGATACAg gtACCTGCCCCTCCACCGTGACATCTACGGTTACTCACCGAGGCAGATCTACCCGCATCAATACAAACCTGTAGAACGCTTCACCCCCG CGAGACCATTCGACCCTGAGAAAGCTTGGACCGACCATCTGAACCGCTTGGCAGACATCGACAGGCTGTATCCGAGCAGATCGCCTTTGCTCTCTCGGCATATCAGCCCTCCGCTCAGTACCAAACGACTGTTCGACATCCACG GTAACTTGGTGACCGATTACGATTATTTACCGTCGTTCCCTTCGTTGCTTCGCAAGAGACCATTGTTCGAGCTCCTCGAACCATCACCGATGGCACCGATCAGTGCTTTCACCAGAGACCCATGGTGGTACCCAGCTTTTGCTCCCTATATTCCGAGCTATGCTGCGAGAAGCACCCCGTTTTTCTTGAGGGACAGTTACCTTAGTCCTGTAAAACGTAGCTACCTATGGAGCCGACATCCGATCAGGCCTTTTG GTTCGTTATACTACTATTATTCGCAGCCAGTTCCACGATTTCACTTTACCCGCCCGTGGTACAATAAACGTACCacgtattaa
- the Mf gene encoding myofilin isoform X2 has translation MDARFRSNLDMIGRNEPITRKAKFWQSYVRALKGTDDMRAPEHTHRPRSIFRSDYPELHSTSWPFGKSIFENPLHAADRVNVPGYRYLPLHRDIYGYSPRQIYPHQYKPVERFTPARPFDPEKAWTDHLNRLADIDRLYPSRSPLLSRHISPPLSTKRLFDIHGNLVTDYDYLPSFPSLLRKRPLFELLEPSPMAPISAFTRDPWWYPAFAPYIPSYAARSTPFFLRDSYLSPVKRSYLWSRHPIRPFAHAY, from the exons ATGGACGCGCGCTTTAGAAGCAATCTCGACATGATTGGGCGCAACGAGCCCATCACAAGGAAGGCCAAATTCTGGCAAAGTTATGTCCGAGCCTTGAAAG gcaCTGATGACATGAGAGCTCCGGAACACACGCACAGACCCCGCAGTATTTTCCGCTCGGATTATCCTGAGCTGCATTCCACCTCGTGGCCCTTTGGAAAATCCATCTTTGAAAACCCCCTACACGCGGCCGATCGCGTCAACGTTCCTGGATACAg gtACCTGCCCCTCCACCGTGACATCTACGGTTACTCACCGAGGCAGATCTACCCGCATCAATACAAACCTGTAGAACGCTTCACCCCCG CGAGACCATTCGACCCTGAGAAAGCTTGGACCGACCATCTGAACCGCTTGGCAGACATCGACAGGCTGTATCCGAGCAGATCGCCTTTGCTCTCTCGGCATATCAGCCCTCCGCTCAGTACCAAACGACTGTTCGACATCCACG GTAACTTGGTGACCGATTACGATTATTTACCGTCGTTCCCTTCGTTGCTTCGCAAGAGACCATTGTTCGAGCTCCTCGAACCATCACCGATGGCACCGATCAGTGCTTTCACCAGAGACCCATGGTGGTACCCAGCTTTTGCTCCCTATATTCCGAGCTATGCTGCGAGAAGCACCCCGTTTTTCTTGAGGGACAGTTACCTTAGTCCTGTAAAACGTAGCTACCTATGGAGCCGACATCCGATCAGGCCTTTTG CTCACGCCTACTGA